The genome window GTGTTTTCATAATAAGTGTGATGGCGCTGATCATACTAGTGTCCTCTGCAGAATCCAAGCCCTGCGATGAGATCTACGTTGTGAAGGAAGGTGAGACGCTGCACACAATCAGCGCCAAGTGCGGCGATCCCTTCATTGTTGACCACAATCCCCACATCCAAGACTCCGATGATGTTTTCCCAGGACTCCTCATCCAAATTACCCCTATCCCAATCAACTCCAGGAAGTTGCTTTTCACCCCAATATAACCCCCTTTCACTTTCTGTAAATTCATTCGCAATCCTCACCCTGCcctccattcttcttcttctacatttttttcattatatgGAATTATTGTTACTGTAATCATCATCTTTAATTCTctgttttttattgttattcATACATGTATACCAAGTAATGAATGATGAagggaaaaacatttttttctcaagttcATCCAAAACCGACCACAAGTCTCACCTACAATATGAGTGgtgtctttctttctttcaataGTCAAAGaaagagatattaaatgttggttatgaaaaaggaagaaagaaggtGGACTAACTAATTCGAATGACACAAACTTCACAACCCAACACTAACTTTATACTTTTCTCTTTTAACAACTAATTAACCTCTAATccttttcaaacaaaatttcaaaactaaccAACTTCTTACCCTATGTTTACACTAGAATTATGATTGACCTATTCATTATGATGCTCTAAAATTGATTCACGATATCCTTTAGAAACATAACAAGGATTAGAAATGATAACTTATGTCTCTTCAGCATTTCAAACACATAAGAAGGATCTAAAATCCTTACCCAAGGGATTATCCCTCGAGGGAGttttaatcatatatatttCCTTCATAATTGACAAAAATGTTACAAGTAGATCCAAGGGCTTGACCAAAAATGCAATCCCAAAAATCATCAATCAGAAGCCTTAATATACAACACAATAACTACTCCCACTAAGAAGTTACAAATACCTCAACAGCAGAAACATGACATCTGTTGATGAAGCATCTGAATCATCAGTCCAACTTCATTTCACAAATGGCACTCCAGAGGACACCCGATTCGTGTATTTCTCATACTCATGACCAAAAAACTGTCTCAAGAAGTACTCTTCATATGGAATCCGTTCGGCAAAGAAGTGCGAAACGACAACAGCAAATGCAATGGTTGAAAGGGGATTACAGACCATGATTTGAGTGCCAACTGCCCACACGAGGAAACCACTGTATCCAGGATGACGAACAAAACTATAGACTCCATGAGTAGCTAGCTTGTGACGGTCCTGAATAAAACACCGACCTGCAGTTATGATCGCCAGTTTACGGATGATTTCTCCCACTATAACCATTGTAAGGCCTGTCTGACTAACCCACCAGTATTCCTTCAGACTGGGACACAACATAATTTCAAGAAAGTACTCTAAGAAAGATAGGATCATTGCCAACAAATAGTTTTTGCTAATCAGAAGGGACGTTAAAGTAACATTCCACCTCCCATGAATCCCAACTGCTAAAATATATTCAGAATTGACACAACTGTCTGCATGCTGTGTAACTGATATTTCTGTCATGTTTTGTGAACCCAAAGTATCACAACATCTGGAAATTAGGAAAAATATGAACAATTAAACTAGGTTTGTGTAACTGAATATCAGGGATGAATTTGATAAATCACTAGAAATTTATACACTATGCATTCTAGTTTTCTTGTAAACGTTACTGAGTGTCACATACCTGGACGTTCTTTACATTGTAGCGAGGGAAagtaaaaatatgaaaagaaaagttTTGCAGCCTCTTGGAAAAATTATCATGGAAGCCAGATAGCTAAAATAGTATTGAAAGATGAAAAGTATAGGAAGACAATAACTCCCCTCTTGAGTATTCTGACTCATACTTAACGCCGGTATACAAACCCCTGCTTTGCTTTGCTTTCCTCCCTTCCAATGTTGTGAGTGTATAGTCCACTTGTTGTACAAGTAcaatcttatttttaaatttgtgttttcTAAGCCCAACTGAACCTAATTTTTTAGGTTGGCCCATCTTGTAAGTCTCAGGTTTTTATATAGGGATGACCTACGGGGAAGacagtgaaaaagaaaaaaaaaatcagagagAAAGATAGTAGTTTGTCTTTTCAGCGACAACTTTCACAAAGTTGTCAGTTGCCAGAATTTGAACTGTTGGTTCGTGCTGAAATTTGGTCAACTTGTTCGGGATAAATAGGGTTTCGTTTTTAACGATTGGATTGTTGCTTGGAGCTCTGGTTTTTCCATAATCATTGTCGAACAGAATCTATAAAACTGggtgattttcattctttttatctcTCAAGCTTTCATCTTTTATGTATGAAAGCATTGGTGGGTAGTAAACTTTTGTCTGACTGCTT of Benincasa hispida cultivar B227 unplaced genomic scaffold, ASM972705v1 Contig123, whole genome shotgun sequence contains these proteins:
- the LOC120068867 gene encoding probable protein-S-isoprenylcysteine O-methyltransferase, with amino-acid sequence MTEISVTQHADSCVNSEYILAVGIHGRWNVTLTSLLISKNYLLAMILSFLEYFLEIMLCPSLKEYWWVSQTGLTMVIVGEIIRKLAIITAGRCFIQDRHKLATHGVYSFVRHPGYSGFLVWAVGTQIMVCNPLSTIAFAVVVSHFFAERIPYEEYFLRQFFGHEYEKYTNRVSSGVPFVK